A genomic stretch from Neodiprion fabricii isolate iyNeoFabr1 chromosome 3, iyNeoFabr1.1, whole genome shotgun sequence includes:
- the LOC124178451 gene encoding DNA replication ATP-dependent helicase/nuclease DNA2 isoform X2 has product MNTSSSVTRKKTTSKTPGKHQATLSSFFFSTKSKSSSSPEKSAPNESLNVCSEAKSSTDIELCKKRKHSPGSSDVNDNESNSKKKYTTHISDITMKCNNARQLKKHLVNNEAKGVSTEHYSKKVFGVQSCRSKTSTESINCEKNPVLVMEEDDDSSLKENSFEMTSSTWPDFGEETLMSDSPQKKESENVNYRIKGESGIPQELLNSEFGAEEQIFKSSQRRIECDFQKVSGNQFTQNQTEKEDGKYSSSLDFKNTEKILKIIKVEEKDKKDIKLDPKKPTKETFSIDDDFLFDTFDESFKSDYDSEKMLNANAVTDDFSDFFSEDWNADPEVKVDLSTLQRCQVSNTTRDQFQNLIVNVIHVESQIPVAVTLRGFWKDTRLQTGDIVNIQAKKQLNDWVVDNTSGFVVEQPDFLVSGTSVVGALFCARRGILSDRFKGIESVTDCKQGASVMVIGSLVHELFQKVLKEKIYTKPGITKLLKDLIKSHNTASMLYSAGMAMETCEKEMLPFVPKIFHFTERYIKGEKSKHADENFNGKINVIRDIEESLWVPQLGVKGKVDVTVEVNVNLKPRTMPLELKTGRPSFSLEHRGQVILYTMMMTVTGQDVEAGLLLYLRDNIMREIKVSHPEQRDLILLRNNLAYYLTRTPKLMKPVDSGVGEESNEDSMELPEPINHRACQNCPYSALCCAYLKNDKSFQPTDRHPLTSIIRELDNYLKPEHIKYVKKWVKMLQINEADEVQNQPLRNLWTIPPTQREKNGKCISNLKIIGKVFIECNRFRHTFTRVNSGDFKVTSDLTKFGFNTMEYVIISTDTKINVCAGTVIELSKDTITVLLERNLVEKKPKDVFHIDPYVSQSMLIANLSNIGYLLDDNAVTERMRKIVIERAPATFLKKLDRSVAVVAAQVLKPLNKMQQRAVLKVVAANEYLLIKGMPGTGKTQTLVAIIELLVKMGKSVLLTAHTHSAVDNVLLKLIETNVDFVRLGSTNRINPKLLSKSEAMLTQECRTPESLDTAYNSKNVVCVTCLGANHPLLGRRIFDVCLVDESTQVLQSSLLRPLYSSSKFVLIGDPDQLPPVVKSNEARKLGMDQSLFERLDNENNTVTLTLQYRMNQRIMSVANQITYKGQLTIGADDIGTATLHIPDKSVLNSSKNWVKSALSTDLDDSVVVLHTGDTHNIFKDDISPENDNYRERKCSNLCEAAVILHLVTILMQAGVVAGQIGVIAPYREQVNLLRDIIEQDVEVNTVDQYQGRDKELILYSGTRSNYVRSVDAEKEFNILDDYRRLTVAITRAKHKLIIVGDIITLKQFVPFKKLFDQIRIKDLITLQNGCADFQWRELLSIVKC; this is encoded by the exons ATGAACACGTCTTCCAGCGTAACACGAAAAAag ACTACTTCAAAAACGCCTGGTAAACATCAAGCAACgctttcatcatttttcttcagTACAAAGTCAAAGAGTTCTAGCTCTCCTGAAAAGTCGGCACCTAATGAGTCCCTGAATGTTTGCAGTGAAGCTAAATCTTCGACTGATATAGAACTCTGCAAGAAACGTAAACATAGCCCAGGTAGCAGCGATGTCAACGACAATGAATcaaactcaaaaaaaaaatatactacTCATATCAGTGATATCACCATGAAGTGCAACAACGCCAGGCAATTGAAAAAACATCTTGTAAACAATGAAGCTAAGGGGGTTTCGACTGAACATTACAGCAAGAAAGTATTTGGAGTACAAAGTTGTAGGTCCAAAACATCTACGGAAAGTATAAACTGCGAAAAGAATCCAGTTCTGGTAATGGAAGAAGATGATGATTCttcattgaaagaaaattcgtTCGAAATGACCAGCAGTACATGGCCGGATTTTGGGGAGGAAACTTTAATGAGTGATTCGCCTCAAAAAAAAG AATCTGAAAATGTTAATTATCGAATCAAGGGAGAGAGTGGTATTCCTCAAGAGCTATTGAACAGTGAGTTTGGCGCAGAGGaacagattttcaaaagtagCCAAAGAAGAATTGAATGTGATTTTCAGAAAGTCTCTGGCAACCAGTTTACTCAAAACCAAACTGAGAAAGAAGACGGGAAATATTCTAGCAGTTTGGATTTTAAAAACACTGAAAagatactgaaaataattaaagtaGAGGAGAAAGACAAGAAAGACATCAAACTAGATCCTAAAAAACCTACAAAAGAAACTTTCAGCATTGATGATGATTTTCTGTTCGATACATTTGATGAATCATTCAAATCGGACTATGATTCGGAGAAAATGCTCAATGCTAACGCCGTAACTGATGatttcagtgatttttttaGCGAAGATTGGAATGCAGATCCAGAGGTCAAAGTAGATCTCAGTACTCTACAACGTTGTCAAGTATCTAATACCACCAGAGACCAATTCCAGAATCTTATCGTCAATGTTATACATGTTGAATCTCAAATTCCAGTAGCTGTAACATTAAGAGGTTTTTG gAAAGATACTCGACTTCAAACAGGTGACATTGTCAACATTCAAgcgaaaaaacaattaaatgaTTGGGTTGTTGACAATACAAGTGGTTTTGTTGTGGAACAACCAGATTTCTTAGTATCTGGAACTTCTGTTGTAGGAGCTTTGTTTTGTGCTAGACGAGGCATTCTGAGTGATCGATTTAAAGGAATCGAGTCTGTCACAGATTGTAAACAAGGTGCCTCTGTTATGGTTATTGGAAGTCTAGTCCATGAATTGTTTCAAAAG gtactaaaagaaaaaatctacaCCAAACCAGGTATCACCAAATTGTTAAAAGATCTAATAAAATCACATAATACTGCAAGTATGTTATATTCTGCTGGAATGGCTATGGAAActtgtgaaaaagaaatgttaCCGTTTGTGccaaaaatattccatttCACCGAGCGATATATCAAAG GTGAAAAATCCAAACATGCTGATGAGAATTTCAATGGAAAAATCAATGTCATTCGTGACATTGAAGAGAGCTTGTGGGTTCCGCAACTAGGTGTTAAAGGAAAAGTTGATGTCACGGTTGAAGTTAATGTGAATTTGAAACCGAGAACTATGCCACTCGAATTGAAAACTGGTCGTCCCAGTTTCTCACTAGAACACAGAGGCCAGGTAATTCTTTACACAATGATGATGACGGTCACAGGACAGGATGTCGAAGCTGGTCTCCTGTTATATCTTAG GGATAACATCATGCGTGAAATCAAAGTGAGTCATCCTGAACAAAGAGATCTAATTCTGCTGAGGAATAATCTGGCATATTATCTGACACGTACCCCAAAATTAATGAAACCAGTTGACTCTGGAGTCGGAGAAGAATCCAACGAAGATTCTATGGAATTACCAGAACCTATCAACCATCGAGCTTGTCAAAACTGCCCCTACAGTGCTTTGTGCTGCGCATACCTTAAGAACGACAAAAGTTTTCAACCTACTGACCGACATCCGCTTACTTCAATTATAAGGGAATTGGATAATTATTTAAAGCCTGAACATATCAAATATGTGAAGAAATGGGTGAAAATGCTCCAGATCAACGAAGCTGATGAAGTCCAAAACCAGCCTTTGCGGAATTTATGGACAATTCCACCAACTCAAAG agagaaaaatggaaaatgcaTATccaatctgaaaataattggcaAAGTATTTATAGAATGCAATCGTTTTCGCCATACGTTTACCCGTGTCAACTCTGGTGATTTCAAGGTCACAAGCGATTTGACAAAGTTTGGATTTAATACAATGGAATATGTCATTATTAGTACTGATACTAAAATTAATGTTTGTGCTGGTACTGTGATTGAGTTATCTAAAGATACCATAACGGTACTACTTGAACG aAATCTTGTGGAAAAGAAACCGAAAGATGTGTTTCATATTGATCCTTATGTTTCACAAAGTATGTTGATAGCAAATCTTTCAAACATTGGCTACTTATTGGATGACAATGCAGTCACTGAGAGAATGCGGAAGATTGTTATAGAAAG GGCGCCTGCAACGTTTTTGAAGAAACTAGACCGCTCAGTAGCAGTAGTAGCTGCACAAGTTTTAAAACCATTGAATAAAATGCAACAAAGAGCAGTTCTGAAGGTTGTCGCAGCAAATGAGTACTTGCTAATAAAAGGCATGCCAGGCACAGGAAAAACTCAAACACTGGTTGCTATAATTGAGTTACTAGTCAAAATGGGAAAATCTGTACTACTTACTGCTCATACTCACTCTGCAGTAGACAATgttttgttgaaattaattgagACTAATGTGGATTTTGTACGATTGGGATCAACAAACAGAATTAATCCTAAATTGTTGTCCAAAAGCGAAGCAATGCTAACGCAGGAATGTCGTACACCAGAAAGCTTGGACACAGCATACAACAGTAAA AATGTGGTATGTGTTACATGCCTTGGAGCTAACCATCCTCTTTTGGGAAGACGAATTTTTGACGTCTGTCTGGTGGATGAAAGTACACAAGTACTGCAATCATCGCTTCTCCGGCCCCTTTACAGCTCATCAAAATTCGTTCTCATTGGAGATCCTGATCAGTTGCCGCCAGTAGTAAAAAGTAATGAAGCTAG GAAACTCGGAATGGATCAATCTCTGTTCGAAAGATTGGATAATGAAAACAATACCGTCACGCTCACGTTGCAATACAGGATGAATCAAAGAATTATGTCTGTGGCCAACCAAATTACATACAAAGGCCAATTGACTATTGGCGCAGATGATATTGGCACTGCAACTTTACATATTCCTGACAAATCA GTACTAAATTCATCCAAGAACTGGGTAAAAAGTGCTCTATCAACTGATTTGGACGACTCTGTTGTTGTACTTCATACCGGTGACACACATAACATTTTCAAAGATGACATAAGCCCCGAAAATGATAATTACCGAGAACGAAAATGCTCAAATTTATGCGAAGCTGCAGTTATTTTACACCTTGTAACCATCCTTATGCAG GCAGGCGTTGTTGCTGGACAAATTGGTGTGATAGCACCATACAGAGAACAAGTAAACCTTCTCAGAGATATTATTGAGCAAGATGTGGAAGTAAACACTGTTGATCAATATCAGGGGCGCGATAAAGAGCTCATTTTGTATTCTGGAACTAGGTCCAATTACGTTCGGTCTGTTGATGCAGAAAAA GAGTTCAATATCCTAGATGATTATCGGAGACTCACCGTTGCTATCACAAGAGCCAAGCACAAATTAATTATCGTTGGCGATATCATAACACTGAAACAGTTTGTcccatttaaaaaattatttgatcaaATTAGGATCAAAGATTTGATTACATTGCAAAACGGCTGTGCCGATTTTCAGTGGAGAGAACTTCTATCCATTGTAAAGTGCTAG
- the LOC124178451 gene encoding DNA replication ATP-dependent helicase/nuclease DNA2 isoform X1, translated as MNTSSSVTRKKTTSKTPGKHQATLSSFFFSTKSKSSSSPEKSAPNESLNVCSEAKSSTDIELCKKRKHSPGSSDVNDNESNSKKKYTTHISDITMKCNNARQLKKHLVNNEAKGVSTEHYSKKVFGVQSCRSKTSTESINCEKNPVLVMEEDDDSSLKENSFEMTSSTWPDFGEETLMSDSPQKKGKISCCDVLKQKYSPKATSSEMKPSKRSSKVITDLTCTIEKFSSLNTESENVNYRIKGESGIPQELLNSEFGAEEQIFKSSQRRIECDFQKVSGNQFTQNQTEKEDGKYSSSLDFKNTEKILKIIKVEEKDKKDIKLDPKKPTKETFSIDDDFLFDTFDESFKSDYDSEKMLNANAVTDDFSDFFSEDWNADPEVKVDLSTLQRCQVSNTTRDQFQNLIVNVIHVESQIPVAVTLRGFWKDTRLQTGDIVNIQAKKQLNDWVVDNTSGFVVEQPDFLVSGTSVVGALFCARRGILSDRFKGIESVTDCKQGASVMVIGSLVHELFQKVLKEKIYTKPGITKLLKDLIKSHNTASMLYSAGMAMETCEKEMLPFVPKIFHFTERYIKGEKSKHADENFNGKINVIRDIEESLWVPQLGVKGKVDVTVEVNVNLKPRTMPLELKTGRPSFSLEHRGQVILYTMMMTVTGQDVEAGLLLYLRDNIMREIKVSHPEQRDLILLRNNLAYYLTRTPKLMKPVDSGVGEESNEDSMELPEPINHRACQNCPYSALCCAYLKNDKSFQPTDRHPLTSIIRELDNYLKPEHIKYVKKWVKMLQINEADEVQNQPLRNLWTIPPTQREKNGKCISNLKIIGKVFIECNRFRHTFTRVNSGDFKVTSDLTKFGFNTMEYVIISTDTKINVCAGTVIELSKDTITVLLERNLVEKKPKDVFHIDPYVSQSMLIANLSNIGYLLDDNAVTERMRKIVIERAPATFLKKLDRSVAVVAAQVLKPLNKMQQRAVLKVVAANEYLLIKGMPGTGKTQTLVAIIELLVKMGKSVLLTAHTHSAVDNVLLKLIETNVDFVRLGSTNRINPKLLSKSEAMLTQECRTPESLDTAYNSKNVVCVTCLGANHPLLGRRIFDVCLVDESTQVLQSSLLRPLYSSSKFVLIGDPDQLPPVVKSNEARKLGMDQSLFERLDNENNTVTLTLQYRMNQRIMSVANQITYKGQLTIGADDIGTATLHIPDKSVLNSSKNWVKSALSTDLDDSVVVLHTGDTHNIFKDDISPENDNYRERKCSNLCEAAVILHLVTILMQAGVVAGQIGVIAPYREQVNLLRDIIEQDVEVNTVDQYQGRDKELILYSGTRSNYVRSVDAEKEFNILDDYRRLTVAITRAKHKLIIVGDIITLKQFVPFKKLFDQIRIKDLITLQNGCADFQWRELLSIVKC; from the exons ATGAACACGTCTTCCAGCGTAACACGAAAAAag ACTACTTCAAAAACGCCTGGTAAACATCAAGCAACgctttcatcatttttcttcagTACAAAGTCAAAGAGTTCTAGCTCTCCTGAAAAGTCGGCACCTAATGAGTCCCTGAATGTTTGCAGTGAAGCTAAATCTTCGACTGATATAGAACTCTGCAAGAAACGTAAACATAGCCCAGGTAGCAGCGATGTCAACGACAATGAATcaaactcaaaaaaaaaatatactacTCATATCAGTGATATCACCATGAAGTGCAACAACGCCAGGCAATTGAAAAAACATCTTGTAAACAATGAAGCTAAGGGGGTTTCGACTGAACATTACAGCAAGAAAGTATTTGGAGTACAAAGTTGTAGGTCCAAAACATCTACGGAAAGTATAAACTGCGAAAAGAATCCAGTTCTGGTAATGGAAGAAGATGATGATTCttcattgaaagaaaattcgtTCGAAATGACCAGCAGTACATGGCCGGATTTTGGGGAGGAAACTTTAATGAGTGATTCGCCTCAAAAAAAAGGCAAGATATCCTGTTGCGATgtgttaaaacaaaaatattcacccAAGGCAACTAGTTCAGAAATGAAACCTAGCAAACGTAGTTCGAAAGTCATCACAGATTTAACATGtactattgaaaaattttcatctttgaaTACAGAATCTGAAAATGTTAATTATCGAATCAAGGGAGAGAGTGGTATTCCTCAAGAGCTATTGAACAGTGAGTTTGGCGCAGAGGaacagattttcaaaagtagCCAAAGAAGAATTGAATGTGATTTTCAGAAAGTCTCTGGCAACCAGTTTACTCAAAACCAAACTGAGAAAGAAGACGGGAAATATTCTAGCAGTTTGGATTTTAAAAACACTGAAAagatactgaaaataattaaagtaGAGGAGAAAGACAAGAAAGACATCAAACTAGATCCTAAAAAACCTACAAAAGAAACTTTCAGCATTGATGATGATTTTCTGTTCGATACATTTGATGAATCATTCAAATCGGACTATGATTCGGAGAAAATGCTCAATGCTAACGCCGTAACTGATGatttcagtgatttttttaGCGAAGATTGGAATGCAGATCCAGAGGTCAAAGTAGATCTCAGTACTCTACAACGTTGTCAAGTATCTAATACCACCAGAGACCAATTCCAGAATCTTATCGTCAATGTTATACATGTTGAATCTCAAATTCCAGTAGCTGTAACATTAAGAGGTTTTTG gAAAGATACTCGACTTCAAACAGGTGACATTGTCAACATTCAAgcgaaaaaacaattaaatgaTTGGGTTGTTGACAATACAAGTGGTTTTGTTGTGGAACAACCAGATTTCTTAGTATCTGGAACTTCTGTTGTAGGAGCTTTGTTTTGTGCTAGACGAGGCATTCTGAGTGATCGATTTAAAGGAATCGAGTCTGTCACAGATTGTAAACAAGGTGCCTCTGTTATGGTTATTGGAAGTCTAGTCCATGAATTGTTTCAAAAG gtactaaaagaaaaaatctacaCCAAACCAGGTATCACCAAATTGTTAAAAGATCTAATAAAATCACATAATACTGCAAGTATGTTATATTCTGCTGGAATGGCTATGGAAActtgtgaaaaagaaatgttaCCGTTTGTGccaaaaatattccatttCACCGAGCGATATATCAAAG GTGAAAAATCCAAACATGCTGATGAGAATTTCAATGGAAAAATCAATGTCATTCGTGACATTGAAGAGAGCTTGTGGGTTCCGCAACTAGGTGTTAAAGGAAAAGTTGATGTCACGGTTGAAGTTAATGTGAATTTGAAACCGAGAACTATGCCACTCGAATTGAAAACTGGTCGTCCCAGTTTCTCACTAGAACACAGAGGCCAGGTAATTCTTTACACAATGATGATGACGGTCACAGGACAGGATGTCGAAGCTGGTCTCCTGTTATATCTTAG GGATAACATCATGCGTGAAATCAAAGTGAGTCATCCTGAACAAAGAGATCTAATTCTGCTGAGGAATAATCTGGCATATTATCTGACACGTACCCCAAAATTAATGAAACCAGTTGACTCTGGAGTCGGAGAAGAATCCAACGAAGATTCTATGGAATTACCAGAACCTATCAACCATCGAGCTTGTCAAAACTGCCCCTACAGTGCTTTGTGCTGCGCATACCTTAAGAACGACAAAAGTTTTCAACCTACTGACCGACATCCGCTTACTTCAATTATAAGGGAATTGGATAATTATTTAAAGCCTGAACATATCAAATATGTGAAGAAATGGGTGAAAATGCTCCAGATCAACGAAGCTGATGAAGTCCAAAACCAGCCTTTGCGGAATTTATGGACAATTCCACCAACTCAAAG agagaaaaatggaaaatgcaTATccaatctgaaaataattggcaAAGTATTTATAGAATGCAATCGTTTTCGCCATACGTTTACCCGTGTCAACTCTGGTGATTTCAAGGTCACAAGCGATTTGACAAAGTTTGGATTTAATACAATGGAATATGTCATTATTAGTACTGATACTAAAATTAATGTTTGTGCTGGTACTGTGATTGAGTTATCTAAAGATACCATAACGGTACTACTTGAACG aAATCTTGTGGAAAAGAAACCGAAAGATGTGTTTCATATTGATCCTTATGTTTCACAAAGTATGTTGATAGCAAATCTTTCAAACATTGGCTACTTATTGGATGACAATGCAGTCACTGAGAGAATGCGGAAGATTGTTATAGAAAG GGCGCCTGCAACGTTTTTGAAGAAACTAGACCGCTCAGTAGCAGTAGTAGCTGCACAAGTTTTAAAACCATTGAATAAAATGCAACAAAGAGCAGTTCTGAAGGTTGTCGCAGCAAATGAGTACTTGCTAATAAAAGGCATGCCAGGCACAGGAAAAACTCAAACACTGGTTGCTATAATTGAGTTACTAGTCAAAATGGGAAAATCTGTACTACTTACTGCTCATACTCACTCTGCAGTAGACAATgttttgttgaaattaattgagACTAATGTGGATTTTGTACGATTGGGATCAACAAACAGAATTAATCCTAAATTGTTGTCCAAAAGCGAAGCAATGCTAACGCAGGAATGTCGTACACCAGAAAGCTTGGACACAGCATACAACAGTAAA AATGTGGTATGTGTTACATGCCTTGGAGCTAACCATCCTCTTTTGGGAAGACGAATTTTTGACGTCTGTCTGGTGGATGAAAGTACACAAGTACTGCAATCATCGCTTCTCCGGCCCCTTTACAGCTCATCAAAATTCGTTCTCATTGGAGATCCTGATCAGTTGCCGCCAGTAGTAAAAAGTAATGAAGCTAG GAAACTCGGAATGGATCAATCTCTGTTCGAAAGATTGGATAATGAAAACAATACCGTCACGCTCACGTTGCAATACAGGATGAATCAAAGAATTATGTCTGTGGCCAACCAAATTACATACAAAGGCCAATTGACTATTGGCGCAGATGATATTGGCACTGCAACTTTACATATTCCTGACAAATCA GTACTAAATTCATCCAAGAACTGGGTAAAAAGTGCTCTATCAACTGATTTGGACGACTCTGTTGTTGTACTTCATACCGGTGACACACATAACATTTTCAAAGATGACATAAGCCCCGAAAATGATAATTACCGAGAACGAAAATGCTCAAATTTATGCGAAGCTGCAGTTATTTTACACCTTGTAACCATCCTTATGCAG GCAGGCGTTGTTGCTGGACAAATTGGTGTGATAGCACCATACAGAGAACAAGTAAACCTTCTCAGAGATATTATTGAGCAAGATGTGGAAGTAAACACTGTTGATCAATATCAGGGGCGCGATAAAGAGCTCATTTTGTATTCTGGAACTAGGTCCAATTACGTTCGGTCTGTTGATGCAGAAAAA GAGTTCAATATCCTAGATGATTATCGGAGACTCACCGTTGCTATCACAAGAGCCAAGCACAAATTAATTATCGTTGGCGATATCATAACACTGAAACAGTTTGTcccatttaaaaaattatttgatcaaATTAGGATCAAAGATTTGATTACATTGCAAAACGGCTGTGCCGATTTTCAGTGGAGAGAACTTCTATCCATTGTAAAGTGCTAG
- the LOC124178459 gene encoding ubiquitin-conjugating enzyme E2 L3 has product MAATRRLQKELSDLRASAMKNFTNIQVDEANILTWQGLILPDDPPYNKGAFRIEINFPAEYPFKPPRINFKTKIYHPNIDEKGQVCLAIISAENWKPATKTDQVIQALIALVNDPEPEHPLRADLAEEFLKDRRKFFKNAEEFTKKHAEKRRESASAE; this is encoded by the exons ATGGCAGCCACACGGAGGCTGCAGAAG GAACTAAGTGACTTGAGGGCGTCAgccatgaaaaattttaccaacatCCAAGTCGACGAAGCTAATATTCTTACTTGGCAAGGTCTTATCTTACCG gatGATCCTCCGTACAACAAAGGTGCCTTCCgtatcgaaataaattttccagcAGAATATCCATTTAAACCACCAAGAATAAacttcaaaacaaaaatataccaCCCCAACATTGATGAAAAGGGTCAGGTGTGTTTGGCAATCATCAGTGCTGAAAATTGGAAGCCTGCCACAAAAACCGATCAAG TGATTCAAGCATTGATCGCATTGGTAAATGATCCTGAACCTGAGCATCCACTGAGAGCAGATTTAGcagaagaatttttgaaagataGAAGAAAGTTTTTCAAGAATGCAGAGGAGTTTACAAAAAAACATGCAGAGAAGAGGCGAGAATCGGCTTCAGCAGAATAA